A genomic window from Prunus persica cultivar Lovell chromosome G2, Prunus_persica_NCBIv2, whole genome shotgun sequence includes:
- the LOC18784936 gene encoding protein DYAD, translating into MNLWSRKRKRQDHHRKPKKTTKKSKSITKRQKQNQVVAVPDRSNKKLVKHTVAIWSAGRYKAAEENMLRVMKAKGAKFGSPILRPALRSEARKLIGDTGLLDHLLKHMAGKVVPGGAERFMRRHNADGAMEYWLERFMSSGKR; encoded by the exons ATGAACCTTTGGAGTAGGAAGAGGAAGCGCCAAGATCACCATAGAAAGCCCAAGAAAACcacaaagaaatcaaaatctaTAACAAAACGTCAAAAGCAGAATCAAGTTGTAGCAGTTCCCGATCGGAGTAACAAGAAATTGGTAAAACACACAGTGGCAATATGGTCTGCAGGGAG GTACAAGGCTGCAGAGGAAAACATGCTGAGGGTGATGAAGGCCAAGGGTGCTAAATTTGGGAGCCCAATACTGAGGCCAGCGCTGAGGTCTGAGGCAAGGAAGCTGATTGGGGATACGGGTTTGTTGGACCATTTGCTCAAACACATGGCGGGCAAGGTGGTGCCAGGTGGAGCCGAGAGGTTTATGCGGCgccacaatgcagatggagcCATGGAGTATTGGCTGGAGAGATTCATGAGCTCAGGGAAGAGATAA
- the LOC18787703 gene encoding uncharacterized protein LOC18787703: protein MVKAIRVHELGGPEVLKWEDVEIGEPKEGEVRVKNKAIGLNFIDVYFRKGVYKAATFPYTPGGEACGVVTAVGPGLTGRQVGDLVAYAGQPMGSYAEEQILPADRVVPVPPSIDPTVAASLLSKGMTAQFLLRSCFKVEPGHAVLVHAAAGGVGSLLCQWANALGATVIGTVSTKEKAAQAEEDGCHHVIINKEEDFVARVKEITSDNGVEVVYDSVGKDTFEGSLACLKTRGYMVSFGQSSGAPDPVPLSDIAVKSLFLTRPSLFNYAATRDELLGMAGEVFGNVQSGVLRVRVNHTYPLSQAAQAHEDLENRKTSGSVVLIP, encoded by the exons ATGGTCAAAGCCATTCGAGTCCATGAGCTTGGTGGACCtgag GTCTTGAAATGGGAAGATGTGGAAATAGGAGAGCCAAAGGAGGGAGAGGTTCGTGTGAAGAACAAGGCCATTGGGCTTAATTTCATTGATGTATACTTCCGCAAAGGCGTTTATAAGGCTGCTACGTTTCCCTACACCCCAG GTGGTGAGGCTTGTGGAGTTGTGACAGCTGTGGGACCAGGACTAACAGGCAGGCAAGTTGGAGATCTTGTAGCCTATGCTGGTCAGCCAATGGGCTCATATGCGGAAGAGCAGATCCTTCCTGCAGACAGAGTTGTGCCTGTTCCTCCTTCCATTGATCCTACTGTTGCTGCATCCCTCTTGTCCAAGGGTATGACAGCTCAGTTCCTACTACGCAGTTGTTTCAAG GTTGAACCTGGACACGCAGTCCTTGTCCATGCAGCAGCTGGTGGAGTTGGATCCCTTTTATGCCAGTGGGCTAATGCCCTTGGTGCCACTGTCATTGGAACTGTATCTACTAAAGAGAAGGCAGCTCAAGCCGAGGAGGATGGATGTCACCATGTCATAATCAATAAGGAAGAGGACTTTGTTGCTCGAGTGAAAGAAATAACATCTGACAATGGCGTCGAGGTTGTTTATGATTCTGTAGGGAAGGATACTTTTGAG GGATCACTGGCATGCTTGAAGACTCGTGGATACATGGTGAGTTTTGGGCAGTCATCAGGTGCGCCAGATCCGGTTCCATTGTCAGACATTGCAGTGAAGTCACTGTTCTTGACTAGGCCTAGTCTCTTTAATTACGCTGCAACTCGAGACGAATTACTAGGGATGGCAGGTGAGGTATTTGGTAATGTTCAATCAGGTGTGTTGCGGGTTCGAGTAAATCACACCTACCCATTGTCTCAAGCAGCACAGGCACACGAAGACCTTGAGAATAGGAAAACATCTGGATCTGTTGTGCTTATCCCTTAA